The following are from one region of the Falco biarmicus isolate bFalBia1 chromosome 1, bFalBia1.pri, whole genome shotgun sequence genome:
- the SKA2 gene encoding spindle and kinetochore-associated protein 2 encodes METAVTRLESMLVSGVDVGRTFVGQMFQKAESDLDYIQNRLEFELMKNLPDNPAAEENPAAVLEELSVVKSRYKMLCMQLKKFSIEQKESMKGIHAALVNTMKVVQALQQQADLECLPLSQEQTAAQQLTCLTVEEMESQVEEAIRPQSGSVEYFTDEENDSESH; translated from the exons CTGGTTTCTGGGGTAGATGTGGGAAGGACTTTTGTTGGGCAGATG ttCCAGAAGGCAGAATCTGATCTGGATTATATTCAAAACAGACTGGAGTTTGAACTAATGAAAAATCTTCCTGATAATCCAGCAGCAGAG GAAAATCCAGCTGCTGTTTTGGAGGAACTCTCAGTGGTGAAATCCCGTTATAAAATGTTATGTATGCAGCTGAAGAAATTTTCCATAGAGCAGAAAGAATCCATGAAGGGCATCCATGCTGCTCTAGTGAACACAATGAAGGTGGTTCAGGCGTTACAGCAACAAGCTGATCTTGAG tGCCTACCTCTGTCACAAGAacagactgcagcacagcagttaACCTGCCTAACTGTTGAAGAAATGGAATCACAAGTGGAAGAGGCCATTAGGCCACAGAGT GGCAGTGTTGAGTATTtcacagatgaagaaaatgaTTCTGAAAGCCACTGA